The Streptococcus marmotae genome contains the following window.
TGACTGATTACATCTAATGCTTTGAGGTGACGGGCAAGGTTATAGGGTTCGTTAAAGGTTGTTGAAAAGGTCCCGACTAGGCCGATATGCTTGGTTGCTCGAGCAACAGAAGTCATGGCAATCAGCGGATCCATGGAATGCATGGGCGTATCATGTGTCAAATCATTGACAAGAGCAGGAGTGTCTGCCATAAAGAGGGCATGGAGTTTGCCTTTTTCTGCTAACTGTGCCATTTCAATATAGAAATCCATGTCTGTATAGGCGTCTTCTTTGGCTTCTGGCAGACGCCATGTTTTAAACTCGCCGCCATAGCCAGATACCATTTGCAAGACAATTTTCATTTGTTTTTTCCTATTCATTATACTAACTCCTCAATTCCAGACATGAGCTTATCCATGATGACAGAAACAGGTTCAATCGTATCAATCATGGAAATTCCTAGTCCAAAGGAAGCAAATCCCTTGGTCAAATCCCCAAATAACATACCATCGCGCATTCCATTATAGGCGCCTTGCATCTCAAAAATTTCTTCCTCACTAGCACCAGCTTGACTCATTTCAAGCAGTTTATTGGGAATAGCGCCTGGTAAGGAGCGGTAGTAGGCTGGTACGGTACGATAGAGCAAGAGATCAGAAGCGTTTGCAGCCAAGGCTTGCTCTTTGATGTTTTGTGCGAGGATAGATTCTTCAGACATCATAAAGGCGGTTCCGACAAAGAGTCCTTCTGCTCCTAAAGCAAAGGCTGCTTTGGCAGTTCGTGCATCGGCAATACCACCGGCCGCCATGACTGGAACACGCCCTTTTGCGGCATCCACAATCATAGGAACAATTGAAAATGTGCCAATTGCCTTTTCAGGTACGGTTCCGCCTTCATCAAAACCAGTCGCAACGATAATATCTGCACCACCTTGAATGGCTTCTTCTGTATTTTCAACTGTTGGAGTGGCCGCTCGAAAGACAACCTTAATTCCTTTGTCGTGAAATCTCTTGGTCCATTCGGCCGAGAATTCTCCAACCATAACGGCAACCTCAACACCTTCTTCGGCCATTAAATCCATCATGGGTTGTGTAAAAATATCCTTCGAAGGATGACTTGGTGCGACATTGAGCCCGAGAGGTTTGTCTGTAATTTGACGGGCAATGCGAATTTCGCGACGCATATTTTCCACAGTTTCTTCCACCGTTGTTGCAGCGACGGTTTGTCCTGCACTAATCCCTAGAACACCTAGTCCGCCTGCTGCACTCACTGCACCAGCGTAGGCTCCATTCGTCAGCCACGCTAAAGGTCCTTGAATAATCGGTTTTTCAATTCCTAATATTTCAGTAACACGATTTGCCATTTGTCTTCTCGCTTTCTTTCTGTTATAGTTTATATAGTACATGTGTCATTTAAGGTAGTCAATTGACAATTTTTGCCAATCTGTCACTTAACAGACACAAAAGAAAGGATTGTCCTATTGAAACAAGATTTACGGTTCCAAAAAACGGAATTAGCTCTCCAAAAAGCCTTTTTAGACTTGCTCCAAACGAAAGACATCGCTAAAATTTCTGTCAAGGAAATCTGCGCAGTCGCCCAAGTATCGCGTAATGCCTTTTATCAACATTATGAAACCAAAGAGCATCTCTATGAGAATATGCTAAAAGAGATTTTGCTAGCGATTGAAGAGGCTTGTAAACCGCTTGCCAAAGACTTAGCCAGCATTTCGATAGCTGAACGTCGCTTGTTTTTGGATAATATTCTTCGGGCAGTTGAAGACCATCGCTTTGTCATTTATCAATTGTTGACCAGTCAGCCAGCTATCTTTTCTGCCGCCTTTCAAGAGATGCTCCTTTCTGCCAATCTGCAAGGTAGTAAAGAAGTTATTGCACCACCTCATATCTCTTATATTCATGTTTTCTCGGGAGGAGTTGCTGCCTTTGTCAATTATTGGCTCTTAGAAACGAGTTTTAGTTTGGAAGAAGCTCAAGAAACATTATTCAGTATTTTAGGACAAATGATGGTTGTTTCAGATTAAATGGCTATCGTTTGGCGAGAAAATTTGGCATGCTAACTTCAGAACTTGAGGGAGTATTTTAGTTTTGTTTAAGTTTGACGTATTATACTACTACCATCAAATAAGAACCTCCTAACTTTATTTGATAAGCACCTATATTTTTCATATTATTCTCCGTAATAGAAGTCACCCAATCCGGTGGCTTTTCTTTTATGGAATCTTTTGGTATAATGAAGTATATTTGAAAAGGAGTGATACTATGGGTCAATTATTATTTCCACTATTGATGGTGGCTATGCTAGGCTTTATGATTTTTTCTCAACGAAAACAACAAAAAAATCGTTTGGAAGCCTTGAGCCAAATTAAAAAAGGCGACGAGATTGTGACCATCGGTGGTTTGTATGGAATCGTGGATGAGATTAACGAGCAGAAAGTGGTATTGGATGTTGATGGTGTCTATTTGACATTTGAACGTTCAGCTATTCGTGGTCGTGTCAGCCAAGCAGTTGCTGTTGAAACAGTTGCTGAAGAAGCAGTTATAGAAGAAACAGCTGTGACAGAGGAATAATCGAACAATAAGGCATCTAAGGGTGCTTTTTTGTTTTGGTATAAGGTAATTCCAGTGTTTAACCACGTCAAACGCATGAAGAAACGCTTGCTTTCAGAAAACTAGATTCATCATGACAAAATCAATCAAAGTAGTACATTATATATGAGGTGACTACGCTTATTGATTTAAAAAGCTATCTTTTCAAAATTGATGTCAGGGCACAAAAGGATAAAGAGAAAGTTTTCATGCGTACAGCGTGGTTTATCTGACGATTTTGTTGACAACATCATTCGTATGTGGGATAATATAGGAGAAGATGAAATCGCACTAAGATTAGTGCTACACAAAGCCCCTAGACTGTTCCAGCAATCTAGGGGCTTTTGTTGTGGGTTAGAAGACACTAACTGTGATTACTTGCCGAAGTGGTCGTCTAACCAGCGAGCCACCAACCAGCTGACGATGGCGTCAACGGTTGCGGTAAGTAAAAATATGATGAAATCGCACATAAGCGGTACCTCCTTTGCTAAGGTGATATCGTTAGTGCCAACTGTATTATATCACGTTTGAAAAAGAAAGGAGTGAAGAATATAGGTGCACGACAGACGCATGAAGAAAATCATTCATTGAAAAAGTTGTGAAAACAGCAAAACACCTACTTTGATAACCTTATTTTAAAAAATTCGAAGGATTTTCGAGAAATTCTCTAGTTTTTCATCCTTTAACACTACATGAAAGTTTCGTTTTCAGCAATTGCGGGTCTTGGTTTTCAATATTTCAGAATGAAAAATCATATTTTAAAAATAATTTGGAAAAATTTTCTTCATGCGCTTGGCGTGGCTTAAATCCTAGCACTTTCGCATTTTTATCAAAATGTGGTATAATGAAATGATTATACTGTGAGGATGAAACATGTTCCGCTTTCCATTTAAGAAAAAAGAAACGATTGAAACAGCTATTCAGGTTCCTAAGCATATTGCCATTATCATGGATGGAAATGGTCGCTGGGCGAAAAAGCGACTGCAGCCACGTGTCATGGGGCATAAGGCAGGAATGGATGCTTTACAAAGAGTGACCAAATCGGCCTCTGATATGGGGGTCAAGGTCTTGACGGTCTATGCCTTTTCAACAGAGAATTGGACACGACCAGAAAAAGAAGTCAAATTCATTATGAACTTGCCCGTCGAATTTTATGATAAGTATGTACCTGATTTGCATGCCAATAACGTAAAAATCCAGATGATTGGCGATCAAGCACGCCTGCCTGAAGACACCAAAATAGCTCTTGAAAAAGCGATTCAAAAAACCAAGCATAATACAGGTTTGATTTTGAATTTTGCCTTGAACTACGGTGGCCGTGATGAATTGACCCATGCGGTAAAAGAAATTGCTCAAGCTGTGCTTGATACGAAATTTAATCCAGGTGATATCGATGAACGATTGATTTCTGGCTACCTCTATACCAATACTCTACCCTATACTTTACGCGATCCAGATTTAGTCATTCGGACGAGTGGTGAGCTACGCTTGAGTAATTTTTTACCTTGGCAAACAGCTTATAGTGAATTGTACTTTACAGATATAGCTTGGCCAGATTTTGATGAACGGGCGCTTCATGAAGCGATTAAAGAATACAACAGACGCCACAGACGTTTCGGTGGTATCTAAGAGGAGAAGATATGTCAAAGGATTTACAGAAACGAGTCATTTTCGGCGGAATTGCGCTAGCTATTTTTATTCCGTTTTTACTGAAAGGTGGAGTTCCTTTTCAATTGTTTACTGGTCTTCTAGCCATGATTGCAACTGCCGAGTTAATCAAAATGCATGGATTGTTGCCAAATTCGATTGAGGGCATACTTGCCATGTTGGGTAGTCTTGTCTTGACCTTGCCGTTAGAAAATTATATCCCCTTTCTACCAACAGACGGGAACTATGCAGCCTATGCCATTGTGGTTTTCTGTCTATTAGGAACGACGGTCTTGAATATCGATTACTATTCGTATGCAGAAGTTACCTTTCCGATTGCCTCTAGTTTCTATGTTGGAATTGGGTTTCATCATCTGATATTGGCTCGCATGGATAGTCTTGAAAAGGTCTTGTTTGCCTTATTTATCGTCTGGGCGACAGATATTGGAGCCTATTTGATTGGTAGTCAGATGGGAAGGCGCAAGCTCATGCCAAAAGTCTCGCCAAATAAAACAGTAGAAGGCAGTCTTGGTGGTATTGCTTCTGCGGTGATTGTCGCCATGATTTTCATTTTGGTGAACAAGACAGTAACAGCGGGCTACTCATTTGTAGCGATGCTATTTTTAGTCATCTTATTTTCTATCTCTGCTCAGTTTGGAGATTTAGTAGAAAGTGCGATAAAACGTCGATTTGGGGTCAAGGATTCTGGGAGAGTCATTCCGGGTCATGGTGGTATTTTAGATCGGTTTGATAGTTTGATTTTTGTCTTTCCGATCATGCACTTTTTTGGATTATTCTAAGGAGAAATAATGAAGGGAATTTTAGCATTTATTTTTATCTTTGGTGTGATTGTTGTTGTCCATGAATTTGGCCACTTCTATTTTGCCAAGAAGTCAGGGATTCTCGTACGGGAATTTGCAATTGGAATGGGACCGAAAATCTTTTCCCATATTGGAGCAGACGGCACGGCTTATACCATTCGCATCTTGCCCTTGGGAGGCTACGTCCGCATGGCCGGCTGGGGTGAAGACAAGACAGAAATAAAGACAGGGACCCCTGTTTCGCTCACTGTCAACGCAGAAGGAGTGGTGACCCGTATCAATCTGTCCAACAAGCTCTTAGACGATACTAGTCTTCCCATGAATGTGACCTTCTATGATTTTGAAGAAAAACTTACCATAACAGGTTTAGTCTTAGAAGAGAGTAAGACATTTCCAGTAGATCATGATGCGACCATTATTGAGGAAGACGGTACAGAAGTGCGCATTGCGCCACTTGATGTTCAGTATCAAAATGCCTCTGTCTGGGGGCGATTAATCACTAATTTTGCAGGTCCGATGAATAATTTCATCTTAGGATTTGTTGCCTTTGTCCTCTTTTTCTTCCTACAAGGGGG
Protein-coding sequences here:
- a CDS encoding NAD(P)H-dependent flavin oxidoreductase, with translation MANRVTEILGIEKPIIQGPLAWLTNGAYAGAVSAAGGLGVLGISAGQTVAATTVEETVENMRREIRIARQITDKPLGLNVAPSHPSKDIFTQPMMDLMAEEGVEVAVMVGEFSAEWTKRFHDKGIKVVFRAATPTVENTEEAIQGGADIIVATGFDEGGTVPEKAIGTFSIVPMIVDAAKGRVPVMAAGGIADARTAKAAFALGAEGLFVGTAFMMSEESILAQNIKEQALAANASDLLLYRTVPAYYRSLPGAIPNKLLEMSQAGASEEEIFEMQGAYNGMRDGMLFGDLTKGFASFGLGISMIDTIEPVSVIMDKLMSGIEELV
- a CDS encoding TetR/AcrR family transcriptional regulator, whose product is MKQDLRFQKTELALQKAFLDLLQTKDIAKISVKEICAVAQVSRNAFYQHYETKEHLYENMLKEILLAIEEACKPLAKDLASISIAERRLFLDNILRAVEDHRFVIYQLLTSQPAIFSAAFQEMLLSANLQGSKEVIAPPHISYIHVFSGGVAAFVNYWLLETSFSLEEAQETLFSILGQMMVVSD
- the yajC gene encoding preprotein translocase subunit YajC, with translation MGQLLFPLLMVAMLGFMIFSQRKQQKNRLEALSQIKKGDEIVTIGGLYGIVDEINEQKVVLDVDGVYLTFERSAIRGRVSQAVAVETVAEEAVIEETAVTEE
- a CDS encoding isoprenyl transferase, producing MFRFPFKKKETIETAIQVPKHIAIIMDGNGRWAKKRLQPRVMGHKAGMDALQRVTKSASDMGVKVLTVYAFSTENWTRPEKEVKFIMNLPVEFYDKYVPDLHANNVKIQMIGDQARLPEDTKIALEKAIQKTKHNTGLILNFALNYGGRDELTHAVKEIAQAVLDTKFNPGDIDERLISGYLYTNTLPYTLRDPDLVIRTSGELRLSNFLPWQTAYSELYFTDIAWPDFDERALHEAIKEYNRRHRRFGGI
- a CDS encoding phosphatidate cytidylyltransferase produces the protein MSKDLQKRVIFGGIALAIFIPFLLKGGVPFQLFTGLLAMIATAELIKMHGLLPNSIEGILAMLGSLVLTLPLENYIPFLPTDGNYAAYAIVVFCLLGTTVLNIDYYSYAEVTFPIASSFYVGIGFHHLILARMDSLEKVLFALFIVWATDIGAYLIGSQMGRRKLMPKVSPNKTVEGSLGGIASAVIVAMIFILVNKTVTAGYSFVAMLFLVILFSISAQFGDLVESAIKRRFGVKDSGRVIPGHGGILDRFDSLIFVFPIMHFFGLF